A single window of Mycolicibacterium madagascariense DNA harbors:
- a CDS encoding cell division protein SepF, with the protein MSTLHKVKAYFGMAPMDDYDDEYYDDEERSPRAYPRRARDERFDDDGRGYDARPAGYDDRMDRVSSREFEREMAGAPAGYRGSYLDEPSFRGRREFERPRFNTLRGATNGAVAMEPRRMAALFEEGSPLAKITTLRPKDYSEARTIGERFRDGTPVIMDLVSMDNADAKRLVDFAAGLAFALRGSFDKVATKVFLLSPADVDVTADERRRIAEAGFYAYQ; encoded by the coding sequence ATGAGCACACTGCATAAGGTCAAGGCCTACTTTGGCATGGCTCCGATGGACGATTACGACGACGAGTACTACGACGACGAGGAGCGTTCGCCCCGCGCGTACCCCCGTCGCGCCCGGGACGAGCGCTTCGACGACGACGGCCGCGGGTACGACGCCCGTCCCGCCGGCTACGACGACCGCATGGACCGCGTGAGCAGCCGCGAATTCGAACGCGAAATGGCAGGCGCCCCAGCGGGATACCGCGGCAGCTACCTCGACGAGCCCTCGTTCCGCGGCCGCCGCGAATTCGAACGCCCGCGCTTCAACACCCTGCGCGGGGCGACCAACGGTGCCGTGGCGATGGAGCCGCGCCGGATGGCCGCGCTGTTCGAGGAGGGCAGCCCGCTGGCGAAGATCACCACGCTGCGCCCCAAGGACTACAGCGAGGCCCGCACCATCGGTGAGCGCTTCCGCGACGGCACGCCGGTGATCATGGACCTGGTGTCGATGGACAACGCCGACGCCAAGCGCCTGGTCGACTTCGCGGCCGGACTCGCGTTCGCTCTGCGCGGCTCGTTCGACAAGGTCGCGACCAAGGTGTTCCTGCTCTCCCCGGCCGACGTCGACGTCACCGCCGACGAGCGCCGGCGCATCGCCGAGGCGGGCTTCTACGCCTATCAGTGA
- a CDS encoding DUF308 domain-containing protein → MLIVALVLAVIGLAALVTAVVTSNELIAWVCIGASVIGVVLLIVDALRERSRTTEGDVDADDTHDHDTTVMPAVPESEVTEDYPDEPSDAETTVSHVEHDEPETSAVGVEAHDEATTTKDARD, encoded by the coding sequence ATGCTCATCGTTGCGCTCGTCCTTGCCGTCATTGGCCTCGCGGCCCTGGTGACGGCGGTCGTCACCAGCAATGAGCTGATCGCCTGGGTGTGCATCGGGGCGAGCGTGATCGGCGTCGTGCTGTTGATCGTCGACGCGCTGCGGGAGCGTTCGCGCACCACCGAGGGTGACGTCGACGCCGACGACACCCACGACCACGACACGACCGTCATGCCCGCGGTGCCGGAGTCCGAGGTCACCGAGGACTATCCCGACGAGCCGTCCGACGCCGAGACGACCGTCAGCCACGTCGAGCACGACGAGCCGGAGACTTCGGCCGTCGGCGTCGAGGCGCACGACGAGGCGACGACCACCAAGGACGCGCGCGACTGA
- the wag31 gene encoding DivIVA-like cell division protein Wag31, whose amino-acid sequence MPLTPADVHNVAFSKPPIGKRGYNEDEVDAFLDLVENELTRLIEENADLRQRVSELDQDLASARSGSGVQATQSIPQYQQPEPEPEPVAAPQPAYEAPPQPVAAAPASEDSHVRAAKILGLAQDTADRLTGTAKAESDKLLADARAQADAMVSEARHTAETTVSEAKARADALLADAQTRSEAQLRQAQEKADALQADAERKHSEIMGTINQQRTVLEGRLEQLRTFEREYRTRLKTYLESQLEELGQRGSAAPVDSTANNDGGGFNQFNRGNN is encoded by the coding sequence ATGCCGCTCACACCAGCCGACGTGCACAACGTCGCGTTCAGCAAGCCGCCGATCGGTAAGCGCGGTTACAACGAGGACGAGGTCGACGCGTTCCTCGACCTGGTCGAGAACGAGCTGACTCGTCTCATCGAGGAGAACGCCGATCTCCGCCAGCGCGTGTCCGAGCTCGACCAGGACCTCGCCTCCGCGCGTTCCGGCAGCGGCGTCCAGGCGACGCAGTCGATCCCGCAGTACCAGCAGCCCGAGCCGGAGCCCGAGCCCGTCGCCGCGCCCCAGCCGGCGTACGAGGCGCCGCCGCAGCCCGTCGCCGCCGCGCCGGCCAGCGAGGACTCCCACGTCAGGGCCGCGAAGATCCTCGGTCTGGCGCAGGACACCGCCGACCGTCTGACCGGTACCGCCAAGGCGGAGTCCGACAAGCTGCTCGCCGATGCCCGCGCCCAGGCCGACGCCATGGTCAGCGAGGCCCGCCACACCGCGGAGACCACGGTGTCGGAGGCCAAGGCCCGCGCCGACGCCCTGCTGGCCGACGCGCAGACGCGTTCGGAGGCTCAGCTGCGGCAGGCGCAGGAGAAGGCCGACGCCCTGCAGGCCGATGCCGAGCGCAAGCACTCCGAGATCATGGGCACCATCAACCAGCAGCGCACCGTGCTGGAGGGCAGGCTCGAGCAGCTGCGGACCTTCGAGCGCGAATACCGGACCCGGCTCAAGACGTACCTGGAGTCGCAGCTCGAAGAGCTCGGCCAGCGCGGGTCGGCGGCTCCGGTCGACTCGACGGCCAACAACGACGGCGGCGGGTTCAACCAGTTCAACCGGGGAAACAACTGA
- a CDS encoding TIGR01777 family oxidoreductase: protein MSIEFESVVDHPLEEVFAWHTRPGAMPRLVPPWQPMTVVAEASSLANGRAVLGLPGGLRWVAQHQSADFDPPHRFVDQLSSDGLRSWPPRVIGMWRHTHDFIADGPDATRVHDRVEAPIPAAGLRPTFVYRHQQLADDLAAHRDAADAGLAPITVAVTGASGLVGSALTALLTSGGHRVIRLVRHRAVGPDERQWDPDAPAADLLDGVDAVVHLAGASIAGRFTDAHRAAIRDSRIEPTRKLAELAARGSDGLRAFVTASAIGFYGYDRGDVELAEDASKGDGFLADVVADWEVAATPAAEAGLRTVAVRTGIVQAARGGTLRLLRPLFSAGVGGRLGSGRQWLSWIGIDDLVDVYYRALYDDRLTGPVNAVAPNPVRNTEYTKALAHVLHRPAILPVPSFGPRLLLGSQGVRELAEANQRVQPAALLKVGHRFRQPVIGDALAHQLGHAQL from the coding sequence GTGAGCATCGAGTTCGAAAGCGTCGTCGACCATCCGCTCGAGGAGGTGTTCGCCTGGCACACCCGGCCCGGCGCGATGCCGCGCCTGGTGCCCCCGTGGCAGCCGATGACGGTGGTCGCCGAGGCGTCGTCGCTGGCCAACGGTCGCGCCGTGCTCGGGCTGCCCGGCGGGTTGCGGTGGGTGGCGCAGCATCAGAGCGCGGACTTCGACCCACCGCACCGCTTCGTCGACCAGCTCTCGTCGGACGGCCTGCGCTCCTGGCCGCCGCGGGTCATCGGAATGTGGCGGCACACACACGATTTCATCGCCGACGGGCCCGACGCCACCCGGGTGCACGACCGCGTCGAGGCACCGATCCCGGCCGCGGGCCTGCGCCCGACGTTCGTCTACCGGCACCAGCAGCTCGCCGACGATCTCGCCGCGCACCGCGACGCGGCCGACGCCGGGCTGGCGCCCATCACCGTCGCCGTCACCGGCGCGTCCGGCCTCGTCGGGTCGGCCCTGACCGCCCTGCTCACCTCGGGTGGCCACCGGGTGATCCGCCTGGTCCGCCACCGCGCCGTCGGGCCGGACGAACGGCAGTGGGATCCCGACGCACCCGCCGCCGACCTGCTGGACGGGGTGGACGCCGTCGTGCACCTCGCGGGCGCGTCGATCGCCGGCAGGTTCACCGACGCCCACCGCGCGGCGATCCGCGACAGTCGCATCGAGCCCACCAGGAAGCTCGCCGAGCTCGCGGCCCGCGGGTCGGACGGCCTGCGGGCCTTCGTCACGGCCTCGGCGATCGGGTTCTACGGATACGACCGCGGCGACGTCGAACTGGCCGAGGACGCCTCGAAGGGCGACGGTTTCCTCGCCGACGTGGTCGCGGACTGGGAGGTGGCGGCCACCCCCGCCGCCGAGGCCGGGTTGCGGACCGTCGCGGTGCGGACGGGCATCGTCCAGGCCGCCAGGGGCGGCACGCTGCGACTGTTGCGGCCGCTGTTCAGCGCCGGGGTCGGCGGACGGCTCGGCAGTGGCCGGCAGTGGCTGTCGTGGATCGGCATCGACGACCTCGTCGACGTGTACTACCGCGCCCTGTACGACGACCGTCTGACCGGCCCGGTGAACGCGGTGGCGCCGAATCCGGTGCGCAACACCGAGTACACGAAGGCGTTGGCGCACGTGCTGCACCGGCCCGCCATCCTTCCGGTGCCGTCCTTCGGGCCGCGGCTCCTCCTGGGCAGCCAGGGTGTGCGCGAGCTGGCCGAGGCCAATCAGCGGGTCCAACCGGCAGCGCTGCTGAAGGTCGGTCACCGCTTCCGGCAGCCCGTGATCGGGGACGCGCTGGCCCACCAGCTGGGCCACGCTCAGCTCTGA
- a CDS encoding type 1 glutamine amidotransferase: protein MAKKVLFLYNDPTAAEAMLGDAFVECGYDTHTFEIVTAEGAADPRFDVTLPDPRDYDAVVPLGSRWSVNDGAHGMAWITSEVAMVRDAHEAGVPLLGVCFGGQLLAHALGGSVERSPAPEIGWYDVDSARTDLVPQGPWFEWHFDRFTVPPGAVEVARTGSAPQAFVMGRTMGLQFHPEVDEGLLELWLAGDGAAEIERLGRTADQLRDLTRRELDAATKRVHRLVRSFVETVAQS from the coding sequence GTGGCGAAGAAGGTGCTGTTCCTCTACAACGACCCGACCGCAGCGGAGGCGATGCTCGGTGACGCCTTCGTCGAATGCGGTTATGACACCCACACTTTCGAGATCGTCACCGCCGAGGGCGCGGCGGACCCCCGGTTCGACGTGACCCTTCCCGACCCCCGCGACTACGACGCGGTCGTTCCCCTGGGCTCGCGCTGGTCGGTCAACGACGGCGCCCACGGGATGGCGTGGATCACCTCGGAGGTCGCGATGGTCCGCGACGCGCACGAGGCGGGGGTGCCGCTGCTGGGGGTGTGCTTCGGCGGCCAGCTCCTCGCCCATGCGCTGGGAGGCTCCGTCGAGCGCTCGCCGGCCCCTGAAATCGGTTGGTACGACGTCGATTCCGCGCGCACCGACCTCGTTCCCCAGGGTCCGTGGTTCGAGTGGCACTTCGACCGGTTCACGGTGCCCCCCGGCGCCGTCGAGGTCGCGAGAACGGGCAGCGCACCGCAGGCCTTCGTCATGGGCCGCACCATGGGCCTGCAGTTCCACCCCGAGGTCGACGAGGGGCTGCTCGAGCTCTGGTTGGCCGGCGACGGCGCCGCCGAGATCGAGCGGCTCGGCCGCACCGCCGACCAGTTGCGCGACCTGACGCGCCGGGAGCTCGACGCCGCCACCAAGCGGGTGCACCGCCTGGTCCGCAGCTTCGTGGAGACCGTCGCTCAGAGCTGA
- a CDS encoding Bug family tripartite tricarboxylate transporter substrate binding protein, translating to MRTRPARSLRWLALLVGLAVCAATATACGVTRGSDEPGLHRLRMMVPNSPGGGYDLTARTAVKIMEDEDITGRVEVFNVIGAGGTVAMARLMNEEGNGDLVMMMGLGVVGAVYTNGSKALATNATALAKVVEEQEGVLVPADSPFRTIADFVAAWKADPARVTIGGGSSPGGPDHLFPMETARAVGVDPRKVNFISYDGGGDLLTALLGKKIAAGTSGLGEYVDQIEAGQVRVLAVSGDQRAEGIDAPTLKEAGIDLTFTNWRGVLAPPGISEQSKRALVTALEELHGTDAWKAALVKNGWTDAFMTGEPFERFLRDQDQRVSSTLTELGLL from the coding sequence ATGAGAACACGACCGGCGCGGTCGCTGCGATGGCTGGCGTTGCTCGTCGGCCTCGCGGTGTGCGCCGCCACGGCGACGGCGTGCGGGGTGACCCGCGGCAGCGACGAACCCGGGCTGCACCGTCTGCGGATGATGGTGCCCAACAGCCCTGGCGGCGGTTACGACCTCACCGCCCGCACCGCCGTCAAGATCATGGAGGACGAGGACATCACGGGCCGCGTCGAGGTGTTCAACGTCATCGGCGCAGGCGGCACGGTGGCGATGGCTCGTCTGATGAACGAGGAGGGCAACGGCGACCTCGTGATGATGATGGGCCTCGGCGTGGTCGGCGCCGTGTACACCAACGGCTCGAAGGCCCTGGCCACCAACGCAACTGCGCTCGCCAAGGTCGTCGAGGAGCAGGAGGGCGTACTCGTCCCCGCGGACTCGCCCTTCAGGACCATCGCCGACTTCGTCGCGGCGTGGAAGGCCGATCCGGCCAGGGTCACCATCGGCGGCGGATCATCCCCCGGCGGACCCGACCACCTGTTTCCCATGGAGACGGCGCGTGCGGTCGGGGTCGATCCGAGGAAGGTCAACTTCATCTCCTACGACGGCGGCGGAGACCTCCTCACCGCGCTGCTCGGCAAGAAGATCGCCGCGGGCACCTCCGGACTGGGCGAGTACGTCGACCAGATCGAGGCCGGCCAGGTCAGGGTCCTCGCCGTGTCGGGTGACCAGCGGGCCGAGGGCATCGACGCGCCGACCCTGAAGGAGGCCGGGATCGATCTCACCTTCACCAACTGGCGGGGCGTGCTCGCTCCGCCGGGGATTTCAGAGCAGTCCAAGCGCGCGCTGGTGACGGCGCTCGAGGAACTGCACGGCACCGATGCGTGGAAGGCGGCACTGGTGAAGAACGGCTGGACCGACGCGTTCATGACCGGAGAGCCGTTCGAACGGTTCCTGCGGGATCAGGACCAGCGCGTGTCCTCGACGCTGACCGAGCTGGGGTTGCTGTGA
- a CDS encoding sensor histidine kinase produces the protein MFQLLVVAVVLGAVAAVSVHQSTREFRDVAGQRMIAVAENLASTPIVRDRFADPFAAQLLAPDVDRAVALSGANVAEIATPAGLVTVSSDPSRNGRRLDLTHSTAIHGRAWFGDLDVDGVHGLAGQVPINDANGVVLAVVSVSQRYPSPWQLLSGAGERLLVYLGLGAALGLLASWLLSRRIKRQTRGLEIADIAGLAEHRDALLHSIGEGVVAVNNDGVITVVNDSAQLLLDVAADAVGRQVDAVGLDPTVAEFLSSGGDDRDVVIVTRTRVLALNRRAASSQGRGIGTVTTMRDSTELASMQGQLSSHKSVTDTLRAQTHEFANQLHTISGLVQLGEYDSVHHFVGDLTRRRAELNDAVTRHVADPAVAALLIAKTSLAAESGVALSITPDSRLSALHPALATDVITLLGNLIDNAVDVSEGSAAARVTVHLDDADGMLLSVTDSGPGVPQRLREQIFARGVTSKPDVPGGRGIGLALVRLVSVQLGGTVHVADAPLGGACFTVRLPPARLAGAVATGRPDRA, from the coding sequence ATGTTTCAGCTGCTGGTGGTCGCGGTCGTGCTCGGTGCCGTCGCCGCGGTGTCGGTGCACCAGTCCACCAGGGAGTTTCGCGACGTCGCCGGTCAGCGAATGATTGCCGTCGCGGAGAACCTGGCGTCCACGCCGATCGTGCGCGACCGGTTCGCCGACCCGTTCGCCGCGCAGCTGCTGGCGCCCGACGTGGACCGGGCCGTGGCCCTGTCCGGGGCGAACGTCGCCGAGATCGCGACGCCGGCGGGTCTGGTCACGGTGTCCTCGGATCCCTCGCGGAACGGGCGGAGGCTGGACCTGACCCACAGCACGGCCATTCACGGGCGGGCATGGTTCGGCGATCTGGACGTCGACGGCGTCCACGGCCTGGCCGGGCAGGTACCGATCAACGACGCGAACGGCGTCGTCCTGGCGGTCGTCTCGGTCTCGCAGCGCTACCCCTCGCCGTGGCAACTGCTCAGCGGCGCGGGCGAACGTCTGCTGGTGTACCTGGGGCTCGGGGCGGCCCTGGGCCTGCTCGCGTCGTGGCTGCTGTCGCGCCGCATCAAGCGCCAGACGCGCGGGCTCGAGATCGCCGACATCGCCGGGCTGGCCGAACACCGGGATGCGTTGTTGCACAGCATCGGTGAGGGCGTGGTCGCGGTCAACAACGACGGCGTCATCACGGTGGTGAACGACAGCGCCCAGCTCCTGCTCGACGTCGCCGCCGACGCCGTGGGCCGCCAGGTCGACGCCGTTGGGCTCGATCCGACGGTGGCCGAGTTCCTGTCCTCCGGCGGCGACGACCGCGACGTCGTGATCGTCACCCGCACCAGGGTGCTGGCCCTGAACCGACGGGCCGCCAGTAGTCAGGGCCGTGGGATCGGTACCGTGACGACGATGCGGGACAGCACCGAGCTGGCGTCCATGCAGGGTCAGCTGTCATCGCACAAGAGCGTCACCGACACCCTGCGCGCGCAAACCCACGAGTTCGCCAATCAGCTGCACACCATCTCCGGGCTGGTACAGCTCGGCGAATACGACTCCGTCCACCACTTCGTCGGTGACCTGACCAGGCGGCGCGCCGAGCTCAACGACGCGGTGACGAGGCACGTCGCCGACCCCGCCGTCGCGGCACTGCTGATCGCGAAGACATCACTCGCCGCCGAAAGCGGTGTGGCGCTGAGCATTACCCCGGACTCGCGCCTGTCGGCGTTGCATCCTGCGCTGGCGACCGACGTGATCACGCTGCTGGGCAACCTGATCGACAATGCGGTCGACGTCTCGGAGGGATCGGCCGCGGCGCGGGTCACCGTCCACCTGGACGACGCCGACGGCATGCTCCTGTCCGTCACCGACTCGGGACCCGGTGTGCCGCAACGCCTTCGGGAGCAGATCTTCGCCCGCGGGGTCACCTCCAAACCCGACGTGCCGGGCGGCCGCGGCATCGGGCTGGCGCTGGTGCGCCTCGTCAGCGTCCAACTCGGGGGCACGGTGCACGTCGCCGACGCGCCGCTCGGCGGTGCGTGCTTCACCGTGCGGTTACCGCCGGCGCGACTCGCCGGCGCCGTCGCCACCGGACGGCCCGATCGTGCGTGA
- a CDS encoding alpha/beta hydrolase family protein, with protein sequence MNSPVTAGVLVLPGGKPRSDEPSRALQLANLRIDLIVQSLRRRVGAGVEVRQVRYRLRGWNEGALDAVRDGRAALHALSETVGDGPVVVVGHSMGGRVAAHLAAEGGVAAVAALAPWWPTNDADLIPPSCRLLTMHGTADTWTDPVASRRQTERAAARGVDATWVGFPGAGHFLLKDYARWHRLTADFVIAQWSERSQT encoded by the coding sequence GTGAATTCCCCCGTCACGGCGGGCGTTCTCGTCCTTCCCGGCGGCAAACCGAGAAGCGACGAGCCGTCCCGCGCGTTGCAGCTGGCCAACCTCCGGATCGACCTGATCGTGCAGTCACTGCGGCGGCGGGTGGGCGCCGGCGTCGAGGTGCGACAGGTGCGGTACCGGCTCAGGGGATGGAACGAGGGAGCCCTGGACGCCGTGCGCGACGGCCGGGCGGCGCTGCACGCGCTGAGCGAGACCGTCGGCGACGGCCCGGTGGTCGTCGTCGGGCATTCGATGGGCGGCCGGGTCGCGGCGCATCTGGCAGCCGAGGGAGGCGTCGCTGCCGTCGCTGCCCTCGCGCCGTGGTGGCCGACGAACGACGCCGACCTGATCCCTCCGTCGTGCCGGTTGCTCACCATGCACGGCACCGCCGACACGTGGACCGATCCCGTCGCCTCCCGGCGGCAGACCGAACGGGCCGCCGCCCGCGGCGTCGACGCCACCTGGGTCGGGTTCCCCGGCGCGGGACACTTCCTGCTGAAGGACTACGCCCGGTGGCATCGGCTCACCGCCGACTTCGTCATCGCGCAGTGGTCGGAGCGGTCGCAGACCTAG
- a CDS encoding tripartite tricarboxylate transporter TctB family protein, which translates to MTGPIDAAQRPTVDRAQYLVCAVLVAVGAFLVYDALTLPGGYAKVDPVGPKLFPVAIGVGLIVLSVILAIAIPRGSKGEADAGEDIDPDMPSDWRTVGLLVGIFVAMILLVNPLGWAISGALMFAGCATVLGSRHHVRNVLIGAVLSVGSFYAFYSGLGIPLPAGILDGIL; encoded by the coding sequence GTGACCGGGCCGATCGACGCCGCGCAGCGACCGACCGTGGACCGCGCCCAGTATCTGGTGTGCGCCGTGCTCGTCGCCGTCGGGGCCTTCCTCGTCTACGACGCGCTCACCCTGCCCGGCGGGTACGCGAAGGTAGATCCCGTGGGGCCCAAGCTCTTTCCGGTCGCCATCGGCGTCGGGTTGATCGTCCTGTCGGTGATCCTGGCCATCGCGATCCCGCGCGGCTCGAAGGGGGAGGCCGACGCGGGTGAGGACATCGATCCCGACATGCCCAGTGACTGGCGGACGGTCGGACTCCTGGTCGGCATCTTCGTGGCCATGATCCTGCTGGTGAATCCGCTCGGCTGGGCCATCAGCGGTGCCCTGATGTTCGCCGGGTGCGCGACCGTGCTCGGCAGCAGGCACCACGTCCGCAACGTCCTGATCGGCGCCGTCCTCAGCGTCGGGAGTTTCTACGCGTTCTACTCAGGGCTCGGAATCCCGCTGCCCGCAGGGATCTTGGATGGGATTCTGTGA
- a CDS encoding M24 family metallopeptidase: MTPTAENVRVESLQEAERKARQLFDEVVGRGLIVPGVGERELSDQIRDLADELFGTRRFWHKRIVRAGAHTMSPYADNPPDGVIGADDIVFLDFGPIFAEWEADFGRTYVLGDDPAKHRLADDLPRIWEAGREYFVTHPNVTGAEMFSYVTGLIDDAGYGHPAEHVGHLVGEFPHERIAGDELESYLTPPNVHPMRRTDAAGRDCHWILEVHLVDRQRGFGGFYEQLLDVPPT, from the coding sequence ATGACGCCCACCGCCGAGAACGTTCGAGTCGAGTCGCTGCAGGAGGCCGAACGCAAGGCTCGGCAGCTGTTCGACGAGGTGGTCGGCCGGGGGTTGATCGTGCCCGGCGTCGGTGAGCGCGAGCTCAGCGACCAGATCCGCGACCTCGCCGACGAGCTGTTCGGCACCCGGCGGTTCTGGCACAAGCGGATCGTGCGGGCCGGCGCGCACACCATGTCGCCCTATGCGGACAACCCGCCCGACGGCGTCATCGGAGCCGACGACATCGTGTTCCTCGACTTCGGCCCCATCTTCGCCGAGTGGGAGGCCGACTTCGGCAGGACCTACGTGCTGGGTGACGATCCCGCCAAGCATCGGCTCGCCGACGACCTGCCGCGGATCTGGGAGGCGGGTCGGGAGTACTTCGTCACGCACCCGAACGTGACGGGCGCCGAGATGTTCTCCTACGTCACCGGGCTGATCGACGACGCTGGGTACGGGCATCCCGCCGAACACGTCGGGCACCTCGTCGGAGAGTTCCCGCACGAACGCATCGCGGGCGACGAGCTGGAGAGTTACCTCACCCCGCCGAACGTCCATCCGATGCGCCGGACCGACGCCGCAGGTCGGGACTGCCACTGGATTCTGGAGGTCCACCTGGTCGATCGGCAGCGGGGCTTCGGTGGCTTCTACGAACAGCTCCTCGACGTCCCGCCGACCTGA
- a CDS encoding response regulator — MREVLVVDDDFMVADIHRRFVDRVDGFTTAATATSGAQALEMAAALRPDLILLDVYLPDVTGLEVLQRLRAGGDSVGVIMITAARELDTVTGALDGGAADYLIKPFEFPQLRAKLEAFAARADALASARGVDQTLIDTLFGGPVATPTAATDDVLPKGLGAVTGRLVLDAVRDAGEASAAECAERVGISRVSARRYLEHFLGTGAVELRLQYGAGRPERRYRVAGAQ; from the coding sequence GTGCGTGAGGTGCTCGTCGTCGACGACGACTTCATGGTCGCCGACATCCACCGCAGGTTCGTCGACCGCGTCGACGGCTTCACCACGGCGGCCACCGCTACGAGCGGTGCGCAGGCACTGGAGATGGCGGCCGCACTGCGGCCCGACCTCATCCTGCTCGACGTCTACCTTCCCGACGTGACGGGGCTGGAGGTCCTGCAACGACTGCGTGCGGGCGGTGACTCCGTCGGCGTCATCATGATCACCGCGGCGCGCGAGCTCGACACCGTCACCGGCGCCCTCGATGGAGGCGCCGCGGACTACCTCATCAAACCGTTCGAGTTCCCGCAGCTGCGCGCGAAGCTCGAGGCGTTCGCCGCCCGAGCCGACGCCCTGGCATCGGCGAGGGGTGTCGACCAGACGCTGATCGACACGCTGTTCGGCGGACCGGTCGCGACCCCGACGGCGGCGACCGACGACGTCCTGCCGAAGGGACTCGGCGCGGTGACCGGACGCCTGGTGCTCGACGCGGTGCGCGACGCGGGCGAGGCGTCCGCCGCCGAATGTGCTGAGCGCGTGGGCATCTCGAGGGTCAGCGCGCGGCGGTACCTCGAACACTTCCTGGGCACGGGTGCGGTGGAGCTGCGCCTGCAGTACGGGGCAGGGCGACCCGAGCGGCGCTACCGCGTCGCTGGCGCACAATAG
- a CDS encoding YggT family protein has product MSLFFSILGFVLFAFWLLLIARVVVEFVRSFSRDWRPRGFMVVVLEVIMTVTDPPVKLLRRLIPQLTIGAVRFDLSIMVLLLAAFIGMELAWSQ; this is encoded by the coding sequence TTGTCCCTGTTCTTCTCGATCCTGGGCTTCGTGCTGTTCGCCTTCTGGTTGCTGCTGATCGCACGGGTGGTCGTCGAATTCGTGCGCTCGTTCAGCAGGGACTGGCGGCCGCGGGGCTTCATGGTCGTCGTCCTCGAGGTGATCATGACGGTGACCGACCCGCCGGTGAAGCTCCTGCGCCGCTTGATTCCCCAGCTCACGATAGGTGCGGTGCGTTTCGACCTGTCGATCATGGTGCTGCTGCTGGCCGCATTCATCGGCATGGAACTGGCGTGGAGCCAGTAA